In a genomic window of Mycolicibacillus parakoreensis:
- the dprA gene encoding DNA-processing protein DprA: protein MTERLRRAWAYLSRVAEPPCRELTALVDEVGPVEAADRIRRGRVGAVLARRTAARRDTDCAGDDLDHLDRMGGRLVTADDDEWPAWAFTAFAGVHDRSDCLVPLALWVVGPTRLDELTERCAGLVGTRAATAYGEHVADDLAAGLVEADVAVISGGAYGIDGAAHRAALASAGTTAAVLAGGLNVPYPAGHSALLHRIARTGLLISEYPPGTRPYRHRFLYRNRLVAACGGATVVVEAGLRSGAANTAAWARSLGRVVGAVPGPVTSAASAGAHVLLRAGAEVITRPAEIVEIVGRMGELAPELPHPTTALDDLDPAQRRVYDALPGRGAASLEQIGIGAGLPVEEVLGPLALLEVAGLAERRDGRWAIVRAR, encoded by the coding sequence ATGACCGAGCGCCTACGGCGCGCCTGGGCGTATTTGTCCCGGGTGGCCGAACCGCCCTGCCGGGAGTTGACCGCGCTGGTCGATGAGGTGGGCCCGGTCGAGGCCGCCGACCGGATCCGCCGTGGCCGGGTCGGCGCTGTCCTGGCTCGCCGCACCGCGGCGCGCCGTGACACCGATTGCGCCGGCGACGATCTCGATCACCTGGATCGCATGGGCGGTCGATTGGTGACCGCCGACGACGACGAATGGCCGGCGTGGGCGTTCACCGCGTTCGCCGGTGTCCACGACCGGTCCGACTGTCTGGTGCCGCTGGCGCTGTGGGTGGTCGGCCCGACCCGACTCGATGAGCTGACCGAGCGGTGCGCCGGGCTGGTCGGCACCCGTGCGGCCACCGCCTACGGCGAGCACGTCGCCGACGACCTGGCGGCCGGGTTGGTCGAGGCCGACGTCGCGGTCATCTCCGGGGGCGCCTACGGCATCGACGGTGCGGCCCATCGTGCCGCGCTGGCCTCAGCGGGCACCACCGCCGCGGTGCTCGCCGGCGGGCTGAACGTGCCCTATCCGGCCGGACATTCGGCGCTGCTGCACCGCATTGCCCGCACCGGCCTGCTGATCAGCGAATACCCGCCGGGCACCCGGCCCTACCGGCACCGGTTCCTGTACCGCAACCGTCTGGTCGCCGCGTGCGGCGGGGCCACCGTAGTGGTGGAAGCCGGTCTGCGCAGCGGCGCGGCCAACACCGCGGCGTGGGCCCGTTCGCTGGGCCGGGTGGTGGGTGCGGTGCCCGGCCCGGTGACCTCGGCCGCCTCGGCAGGCGCCCACGTGTTGTTGCGCGCCGGGGCGGAGGTGATCACCCGCCCCGCCGAGATCGTCGAGATCGTCGGCCGGATGGGGGAGTTGGCGCCGGAGTTGCCGCACCCGACCACCGCGCTCGATGACCTGGACCCGGCCCAGCGGCGGGTCTATGACGCGCTGCCCGGGCGCGGCGCGGCCAGCCTCGAGCAGATCGGGATCGGTGCCGGTCTGCCCGTCGAGGAGGTGCTCGGGCCGTTGGCGTTGCTGGAGGTCGCCGGGCTGGCCGAACGTCGCGACGGGCGCTGGGCGATCGTGCGTGCGCGGTGA
- a CDS encoding siderophore-interacting protein, protein MAGRPVHTFEVLRTEPIGSHMVRVILGGNGFDTFTPSEFTDSYVKILFVGADVDVAGLPRPLTRDSFDSLAPDQRPVVRTLTVRRVDPAARRMAIDVVVHGEQGTAGRWAATARPGEPVYLMGPSGAYAPDPDADWHLLAGDEAALPAIAVALEALPPDAVGKAFIEVAGPEDEVALEHPAGVQLRWVHRGGRADLVPDERAGDHAPLIEAVRTTAWLPGQVQVFIHGEAQTVMHNLRPYIRKERGVPAARASISGYWRRGRTEETFRQWKKELAAAEAPG, encoded by the coding sequence GTGGCAGGCCGACCCGTGCACACCTTCGAAGTGCTCCGCACCGAACCGATCGGTTCGCACATGGTCCGGGTTATCCTCGGCGGCAACGGATTCGACACCTTCACCCCGAGCGAGTTCACCGACTCCTACGTCAAGATCCTCTTCGTCGGCGCCGATGTCGACGTCGCCGGGCTGCCCCGGCCGCTGACCCGGGACAGCTTCGACTCGCTGGCACCCGACCAGCGGCCGGTGGTGCGCACCCTGACGGTGCGCCGGGTCGACCCGGCGGCCCGCCGGATGGCGATCGACGTGGTGGTGCACGGCGAGCAGGGCACCGCCGGACGGTGGGCGGCTACCGCCCGCCCCGGTGAGCCGGTGTATCTGATGGGGCCCAGCGGTGCCTACGCCCCCGACCCGGACGCCGACTGGCATCTGCTCGCCGGCGACGAGGCCGCGCTGCCGGCGATCGCCGTCGCGCTGGAGGCACTGCCGCCCGACGCGGTCGGCAAGGCGTTCATCGAGGTGGCCGGGCCCGAGGACGAGGTGGCCCTCGAGCACCCGGCCGGCGTGCAGCTGCGCTGGGTGCACCGCGGCGGGCGCGCCGATTTGGTCCCCGACGAGCGGGCCGGCGATCACGCGCCGCTGATCGAGGCGGTGCGCACCACCGCCTGGCTGCCCGGTCAGGTGCAGGTGTTCATCCACGGCGAGGCCCAGACCGTCATGCACAACCTGCGGCCCTACATCCGCAAGGAACGCGGCGTGCCGGCCGCCCGGGCGTCGATCTCGGGATACTGGCGCCGGGGCCGCACCGAGGAGACCTTCCGGCAGTGGAAGAAGGAGCTGGCCGCCGCCGAGGCGCCCGGCTGA
- a CDS encoding histidine phosphatase family protein, with protein sequence MGTATRVYLARHGRTALNAHGQLRGLSDPPLDDVGRAEVARLAETLAVFAARIVVCSPLQRAVATARAIGAAAAVEVHIDDRLNDRDYGPQTGKRRVDVERRYGSVDAAPGVEPLTTLEARSRQAFSELVDELAPGPIVMVSHDAFNRALLGQLDPRLADVDQATACWNQLSLVDGTWKVDAYNRTADSG encoded by the coding sequence ATGGGCACCGCCACTCGGGTATATCTGGCCCGCCACGGACGCACCGCACTCAACGCCCACGGCCAGTTGCGGGGCCTGAGCGACCCACCGCTGGACGACGTCGGCCGTGCCGAGGTGGCGCGGCTGGCCGAGACTCTCGCCGTGTTCGCTGCCCGCATCGTCGTGTGCAGCCCGCTGCAACGCGCGGTCGCCACGGCCCGTGCCATCGGCGCCGCCGCCGCGGTCGAGGTCCACATCGACGACCGCCTCAACGACCGCGACTACGGCCCCCAAACCGGAAAGCGGCGCGTCGACGTCGAAAGGCGTTACGGCAGTGTGGACGCCGCCCCGGGAGTGGAGCCGCTGACGACACTGGAAGCTCGTTCCCGGCAAGCTTTTTCCGAGTTGGTCGACGAACTCGCGCCGGGACCCATCGTCATGGTCTCCCACGACGCGTTCAACCGGGCGCTGCTCGGCCAACTCGACCCGCGACTCGCCGACGTCGACCAAGCCACCGCCTGCTGGAATCAGCTCAGCCTCGTCGACGGCACGTGGAAAGTCGACGCGTACAACCGCACCGCCGACTCCGGCTGA
- a CDS encoding YraN family protein — translation MTTWTPAQLGAFGERLAVQHLSAAGWTVLERNWRCRYGELDIVAVDPRGRALVFVEVKTRTGDGFGGLAESVTAAKVRRLRLLAGQWLAGQPRRYPVLRLDVIGVRIGRRAAPQIYHLRGVG, via the coding sequence ATGACGACGTGGACACCGGCACAACTCGGCGCGTTCGGTGAACGACTGGCGGTACAGCACCTGAGCGCGGCCGGCTGGACGGTGCTGGAACGCAACTGGCGCTGCCGCTACGGCGAACTGGACATCGTCGCGGTGGACCCGCGGGGGCGGGCCCTGGTGTTCGTGGAGGTCAAAACCCGCACCGGCGACGGTTTCGGGGGCTTGGCCGAATCGGTGACCGCGGCGAAGGTGCGCCGGCTGCGGCTGCTGGCCGGGCAGTGGCTGGCCGGCCAGCCCCGACGGTATCCGGTTCTCCGGCTCGACGTGATCGGCGTGCGCATCGGGCGGCGCGCCGCCCCGCAGATCTATCACCTGCGAGGAGTCGGCTGA
- a CDS encoding YifB family Mg chelatase-like AAA ATPase, which produces MALGRAFSIAVCGLAGRVVEIEADITSGLPGVHLVGLPDAALHESRDRVRAAITNCGNTWPMSRLTLALSPATLPKMGSVYDLALAASVLAASGGRRWPRLATTVLLGELALDGRVRAVRGVLPAVLAARAEGWSTVVVPRDNLAEASLVDGIEVAGVESLRRLQDWLNGSADLAGRLPSVTTGVASVPELAEVVGQAQARFAVEVAAAGAHHLMLTGPPGVGKTMLAQRLPGLLPSLTEQESLEVTAIHSVAGLLSDHTPLITRPPFVAPHHSSSVAALVGGGSGNARPGAISRAHRGVLFLDECAEIPLNVLDALRTPLEDGEIRLARKGGVACYPARFQLVLAANTCPCAPARPRDCTCKPMVRRRYLSRLSGPLLDRVDLRVELHPVRAGGFDGVPTESTEVVRARVARARAAAAARWQPYGCRTNAEIGGPLLRRRFRLGRTVMAPLHAALERGLLSLRGLDRCLRVAWTVADLAGRLSPNGDDVAVALSFRQAGAAR; this is translated from the coding sequence ATGGCGCTGGGACGGGCGTTCTCGATCGCGGTCTGTGGCCTGGCGGGCCGGGTCGTGGAGATCGAGGCCGACATCACCTCGGGGCTGCCCGGGGTGCACCTGGTCGGGCTGCCCGACGCCGCGTTGCACGAATCCCGCGACCGGGTGCGTGCGGCGATCACCAACTGCGGCAACACCTGGCCTATGTCGCGGCTGACGCTGGCGCTCTCACCGGCCACCCTGCCCAAGATGGGTTCGGTGTATGACCTCGCCCTGGCGGCCTCGGTGCTCGCGGCCTCCGGTGGGCGCCGCTGGCCGCGGCTGGCGACCACCGTGCTCCTCGGTGAGCTGGCCCTCGACGGTCGGGTCCGCGCGGTGCGGGGAGTGCTGCCGGCGGTGCTGGCGGCCCGGGCCGAGGGCTGGTCCACCGTGGTGGTACCCCGCGACAACCTGGCCGAGGCCAGCCTGGTCGACGGGATCGAGGTGGCCGGGGTGGAATCGCTGCGCCGGCTGCAGGACTGGCTGAACGGATCGGCGGATCTGGCCGGACGGCTGCCGAGCGTGACGACCGGCGTCGCCTCGGTCCCCGAACTCGCCGAGGTGGTGGGGCAGGCCCAGGCGCGGTTCGCCGTGGAGGTGGCCGCCGCCGGCGCGCATCACCTGATGTTGACCGGGCCACCCGGCGTGGGCAAAACAATGCTGGCGCAACGACTCCCCGGTCTATTGCCGAGCCTGACCGAGCAGGAGTCGTTGGAGGTCACCGCGATTCATTCGGTGGCCGGGCTGCTGAGCGACCACACCCCGCTGATCACCCGACCGCCGTTCGTTGCCCCGCACCACAGTTCCAGTGTGGCCGCCCTCGTCGGTGGTGGTTCGGGCAACGCCCGGCCCGGAGCGATCAGCCGGGCCCATCGTGGGGTGCTGTTCCTCGACGAGTGCGCCGAGATCCCGCTCAACGTTCTCGACGCATTGCGCACCCCGCTGGAAGACGGGGAGATCCGGCTGGCCCGCAAGGGCGGTGTCGCCTGTTACCCGGCCCGTTTTCAGCTGGTGTTGGCGGCCAACACCTGCCCGTGCGCACCGGCCCGCCCTCGGGACTGCACCTGCAAGCCGATGGTCCGGCGCCGGTATCTGAGCCGGCTCTCCGGGCCGTTGTTGGACCGGGTGGATCTGCGCGTCGAACTGCACCCGGTGCGCGCCGGCGGGTTCGACGGGGTACCGACGGAGTCGACCGAGGTGGTGCGTGCCCGGGTGGCGCGCGCCCGGGCGGCGGCCGCCGCCCGGTGGCAGCCGTACGGCTGCCGCACCAACGCCGAGATCGGCGGGCCCCTGCTGCGGCGTCGGTTCCGGCTGGGCCGCACCGTGATGGCTCCCTTGCACGCCGCCCTGGAGCGCGGCCTGCTGTCGCTACGGGGCCTCGATCGCTGTCTCCGGGTCGCTTGGACCGTGGCTGACCTGGCCGGACGCCTCAGCCCCAACGGTGACGACGTGGCGGTCGCCCTGAGTTTCCGTCAGGCGGGAGCGGCACGATGA
- a CDS encoding DUF190 domain-containing protein translates to MDSDFLKLTGYFDERQRTGGRFLADELMGLYERDRIASSILLRGVGGFGPRRILRTDRSLSLSEDPPVVLTAVDSRPRIERLLESVRAIDKRGLFTLERAHLLAAGDEPAGPAEQHPDASKLTVYLGRKQRVDGTSAHVAICALMHRRGLAGASVFLGVDGTVRGQRQRARFFGRNTAVPTMIVVVGDSAALAATLPEVARAVPDALLTVERVQVCKRDGVTLAAPHALPGADERGLPLWQKLTVYTSAAARHGGEPIHRALARRLHRRPTARGATALRGIWGFHGDHRPHGDRLLALTRRVPVATIIIDTPAGIAESFAVVDELTAVDGLVTSEMVPALVTDGPHGRQIAGHRY, encoded by the coding sequence ATGGACAGTGATTTCCTCAAGCTCACCGGCTACTTCGATGAGCGGCAGCGCACCGGGGGCCGGTTCCTCGCCGACGAACTGATGGGCCTGTATGAACGCGACCGGATCGCCTCCAGCATTCTGCTGCGCGGTGTCGGTGGCTTCGGCCCGCGGCGCATCCTGCGCACCGACCGTTCGTTGAGTCTGTCGGAGGACCCTCCGGTGGTTCTCACCGCGGTGGATTCGCGGCCCCGCATCGAGCGATTACTCGAGTCGGTGCGGGCGATCGACAAACGCGGGCTGTTCACCCTGGAACGCGCGCACCTGCTCGCCGCCGGCGATGAGCCGGCCGGGCCCGCAGAGCAGCACCCCGACGCGAGCAAGCTCACCGTCTATCTGGGGCGCAAACAGCGCGTCGACGGCACGAGCGCCCATGTGGCGATCTGCGCGCTGATGCACCGGCGTGGACTCGCCGGGGCATCGGTGTTCCTGGGGGTGGACGGCACCGTGCGCGGGCAGCGCCAGCGCGCACGGTTCTTCGGCCGCAACACGGCGGTGCCGACGATGATCGTCGTCGTCGGCGACAGCGCAGCGCTCGCCGCGACCCTGCCGGAGGTGGCCCGAGCCGTGCCCGACGCGCTGCTCACCGTCGAACGCGTCCAGGTGTGCAAACGCGACGGCGTAACGCTGGCCGCGCCCCACGCGTTGCCGGGCGCCGATGAGCGGGGCCTGCCGCTGTGGCAGAAGCTGACCGTCTACACCTCCGCGGCCGCCCGCCACGGCGGTGAACCCATCCACCGGGCGCTGGCACGGCGGTTGCACCGGCGCCCGACGGCACGCGGGGCCACCGCGCTGCGCGGCATCTGGGGATTCCACGGCGACCACCGCCCCCACGGTGATCGGCTGTTGGCGCTGACCCGGCGGGTCCCGGTGGCCACGATCATCATCGACACCCCGGCGGGAATCGCCGAATCCTTCGCGGTCGTCGACGAGCTCACCGCCGTCGACGGCCTGGTGACCAGCGAGATGGTGCCCGCGCTGGTCACCGACGGGCCCCACGGCCGCCAGATCGCCGGACACCGGTACTGA